AATGGCCAAATTCCTAACTTCCCATCAAAAATGAGATCACCATTTGCAGCATACTTTGGTCTAGAAACAACACACATGAACATTACCTTTTCAATGAATGCTTTAGATTGCACACATCTATGGGGTTCAGTTTCCCCCTTAGCCAAGTAAAACCTTGTAGATGGTTTAgttttagaaaaccatttttcatCCATATGAATGATATTGCTTTGATCTTTGAAAACCACTCTTTTAGTTACTTCATGATATTGTAAATGTTGAAGACTAAAAATTAATCTAGCAAGTTTGTTTTTATCAGTCAAACCTGGTTTCGGTGCATTTGTGTGCCCCCTTATTTGCTTTGACATGACCCATCTTGATATGGTTGACTGGCTTACCCCTAATTGTTCAGAAAGTGAGTGTTGTGTGGTTCTCTTAAGAAGCTCAATTGACATGAGCTTCTCATTGTCTATGTAGAAAAGATCATATAAAAGATCCTACTTAATTTATTAAAGGAGTACACTTGCTTTATTAGTCTTTGTCATAGAGTCCACTACTTTTGTCCTAGGTTGTCCTTTGCATTGGTCTGTGTAAAGCTTCCTTGGTTTGTCCACTGTGTTTTCAAGACAGTGTTGTGCTTTGTCCGCTGTGTCCTCAAGTCAGTGACCAAGAATATATGTATCAGCCTGTGCACTTTCATTCACACATAAGAAATACAAAATCACATTGAATCTCCTTGAATGCTCTCAACTACTTGGTTATGCTTATTCTGAAATCATGCTCAAGTCTTCTACTTCCTGTTGCTTTAACTAAAtgcaacatggtatcagagcctcaggAATGAGGAGACTGATATCCATACCAAGGACGAGCATTTACTGAGCTTCTAACATTTACTGAGATTCAACTAACTATGTACGAATCCTTGCCTATTTAAAGATCTGCTTACTCCAAACAAAATCACACAACCATCCTCCTTTCTATCTACAATCTTACACAAAGATTTCTTCAAACAAAACAATGAGTCTCAACAACAACACAATAACAACTGATACAGCTGAAACAAATACCACCAACACAACTACTTTTTCGTCCACTGCACCATTTGTCATGGACCACTCTGACCCTCTTTACCTTCACCCAGCTGAGAGTACCCATCCTGTGGTAGTTGACACTAAGCTCTCTGGTATTGAAAACTACCTTGAGTGGAAGAGACAGATGAAAATAGCCATCTGTACAAAAAGGAAGCTGGGATTCCTGACTGGAGTGGTAAAGAGGCCTGTGAATGATCCTTTGAAGGAAGCTGCCTGGGACACTTGCAACTCTCTTCTCATCACTTGGATTATGCACAATGTTGAGAAACAGATCAAGAGATCTGTAATGTATGTAAAAACTGCAAAAGAGATCTGGGACTACTTGCAAACCCAGTTCTCTGTCAGTAATGGAGCTAGGAAATTCAGGCTAAATAGAGAACTGGATGATCTCTCTCAGGGAGACAAATCCATAAGTGAGTACTTCACTGAACTAAGAATCTTATGGCAAAGCCTTGAGGTCATGACTGACTGGCCACCTGTGACCCAAGTCACAGCTGAGATCAACACCTGGCTCACTGCTCAACACAAGGAGCAAAATGAAAGAAAACTCTTTCAGTTCTTGAATGGCCTGAATCATTCTTATGCCACCATGAGGAGTCACGTACTGATGATGTCCCCTCTTCCCTCTGTGGATGAAGCTGCTGCAATCTTTCAGCATGAAGAGGCACAAAGGAGGAACTACAAGTGTCTTGAGAAGGTGGAAAGTGACAACTTGGCTTTTTATGCTGGTCCAAAGGAATCTGAGACAACACCTACAGCACCTAAAGTTCCTACCTGTCCTCTCTGCACAAGGAAGGTCCATGCCAGGGAAAACTGGTGGAAAATAATTGGGTACCCTGATGACCATCCAGTCTCCAAGAGGTTTCCAGAGAAATCTCAATCTTATAAACTCAGAGCAGCTCAACACGGTTCAAGCAAAGCAAAGGATACAAAGCGAGAATGTACAAGGAAAGCAACACTCCTATCCAAGGTTTGGAAAGACAAAGCAAACATTCTTTGTGGGTGATGAAGACATGGGTGGCTCTATCACCTTAACCACACAACAGTTTGAGCAATTGATGAATAGCCAGAAAGGAAAAGGTACCAGCAACTATCCTGAAACTGAGGATGAGATGGAGGTAAACTTTGCAGGTATGACTCCTCTGACCTGTAAccatgtgtggacagcgggccgcccacgggggcgcttggtgaaggggctcgaaaacaagcgtttgcattttgtatggagtcgccaccaatttttatgggaaattggaaccgttcgaatacctcatgtcatgtcaagacataaagtgaagacatgaacactaagcaatcgttacccttagcattctatgtctagaatgactctcgtggatgccaatgaacacgggtgctcacggagatctggagtaaggggtgagggta
This sequence is a window from Silene latifolia isolate original U9 population chromosome 8, ASM4854445v1, whole genome shotgun sequence. Protein-coding genes within it:
- the LOC141594648 gene encoding uncharacterized protein LOC141594648; the protein is MSLNNNTITTDTAETNTTNTTTFSSTAPFVMDHSDPLYLHPAESTHPVVVDTKLSGIENYLEWKRQMKIAICTKRKLGFLTGVVKRPVNDPLKEAAWDTCNSLLITWIMHNVEKQIKRSVMYVKTAKEIWDYLQTQFSVSNGARKFRLNRELDDLSQGDKSISEYFTELRILWQSLEVMTDWPPVTQVTAEINTWLTAQHKEQNERKLFQFLNGLNHSYATMRSHVLMMSPLPSVDEAAAIFQHEEAQRRNYKCLEKVESDNLAFYAGPKESETTPTAPKVPTCPLCTRKVHARENWWKIIGYPDDHPVSKRFPEKSQSYKLRAAQHGSSKAKDTKRECTRKATLLSKVWKDKANILCG